A window of Salvia splendens isolate huo1 chromosome 8, SspV2, whole genome shotgun sequence genomic DNA:
tgtaGTATCTGTTAAAATTTATGCTTCATTCAAGATATTAGATTTTGTCTATGccatataattaaaaaaaatcgtaTTCCAAGATAAAAGTTCAATCAATACAATTCACAAAAGAGCTAAATTTGATGGATTCAAAAAAATTGATCGAAATTATACAATTTGAGAAAAACTAGAAATTTCCAAAGTTTATGCAGTTAGATTTAAAAAAAGTTTATgataaaaatcagaaaatagtAAAAGTTAATTCATTGGACATCGAATATCGTAAAATAGAATGTGGCAATTCATTTCTCTTAGTAAAACACCAAAGTATACGACCAAGATGCATATGCATTATAGAAAgttcaaatattttttcaaGTTGATTAAATATATGTGTAGGCCTTTGACATGGGCTATGCCCTAAAATTCCATGAAATTTATACTCATAAATTTTAATAAGATGACCCACTCACAATAAAGTCATTTTTATCTAACAATATTTAGACGATTTTTCTACATATATAATCCTGACTTGTATTTTTATATATGTGCTATCTTATAGCCAAATAGAATTGGTCTATATACgagtatattatttaaatggGCTAGCTAGACTTAGTGGCAAGCATGGCAATTTTTGTTTATTCCTTCAATAGCTAAGTTCAATATCATTTGATCatatcattaaatttaattctCTACGCAATAAACTATAGAGACATGTTGCTATATTCAAGATATACTATTTGAAAGAAGGTACacgaaattattaaaaattacattttgGCCGATGGACTCAAATATTCTGACAAGTTGGTGTTTGCTGTCACAAGTTGAGAGTTTAATGGTAAGCACAAATAGGAatcattctattttttttgctaaatatGGATTAGAAATAAGATTACTCATATATAATTAGAAATTGGGTATCCACTCTAGCCGccattaattttaaattgattatatatgtatcgatttttattatattacattaaatggaaaaaataaTAGGATATGGTGCAATTGCATGTGTGACTCAAGTTGGTAATGAGCTATTGAAATATGCACTAATGGAAAGGAATTTTGGACATCATCTTGTAAATCAGAAACAAACTTATTATATAACCCCATAAAAGTGTTGACAATTACCTATAATTATGGGGTTTTGCAACCACTATTTTCATACACGATTATACATGTCATTTTGATCGGCCTAATATCACTTGTCTAATTTTACATTTACTATATGATAAATAGAGATCACGTGCATTCCAATCTCATAATATAAATGTGACCACTATTACATTAACTTGTTTTTATTCATATTCTTTCAGTATTTTCTAAATTTCGAATTGTAAAAAACTAAGATGTGTAATTGCGGACGAAAGAAGTGAGTAAAGCCTAATGATGCGAGAATAAAAGGTGTAGCAATCGTGGGTGAAATTTATGAATTTGATAAGTAGATTAATTGATAAACAGGGGAAAGAAAAATTCAAGACGAGTGAAGACCTGGTGAATGCctaaaaagaagaagagaataGTCAACCATTAGCTGTTGCACTTAGTCAACGGTTGATCAACCTCTTACCATTTCTTCCTTTTCATCTTATTTAGACATCAATTCatttcttctccatctctatctctctctctcatcgaTTTTGGTGGGAGCTTTCAGCATATATAACGTGCTATTTCGTGTTTTGGGTTCAtaaaaagattcaatttttcttGAATTCTTGAAGCCTATCTTTGATTTTCTCCTCTCCTGATTCTGGGTTTTGAAGCTCAAGAAAAATGGCAGTGAGTTTGAATCTCTCTCTCTGAAAATTGTTTCTATTTATGGGAATATCcagttttttttctctttactaTGCTAAATttgtttctctcttttttcACCTGAACTCGGATTTAGGATTGAGTTTTCGGGGAATTTTTGGctgtttttattttgattatgttgaaatttagatttttattgaATCAATTGATGGCTAAACAAAAGGCTAATGCTTTATTCAAGGAATAGGGATTCGAACTTACTTATGACATCAGCATAACGATATTAAATGACATCATATATCTAAAGCgattattcatatttatttgttgCAGAAGCAAAGGTCAAATGTCCCAAAATTTGGCAACTGGGAAAACGAACAAAACGACGTTCCTTACACAGTTTACTTCAACAATGCAAGGAAAAACAAGGGAGGAAAGATGATAAACCCGAACGATCCACAAGAGAATCCAGATATGTTCGCTCATCTCGAACCTTCGCCTCTTGCTCCGGccactcctcctcctccttatGCGAAATCGGGAGCCAGACAGGAGGAGCCGACTGGGAGGCGGGCTGTTAGGCCTGCCCCCGAGCAAAGAGACGGTGATTTTGggcaatttaataaaaatgagccAAATTATGGTAGTGGCCGTGGTAACGGCCAAAGATTTGGCCGCTCTGCACGGCCTAGTACTGCAAACTCAGAGTTAAGCTTTGAACGTTCGCCTCTCCATCCTCAACCTCGCCCTCAAGCAATCAATGCTATGGGGCGAGGCACTGGATCCCCGGCTTGGGAAGGTTCTAGAGGCCACGATAGTAGCCATGGCACGCCTTCTAGGTCGCGCCTAAGGCCAACTCGCTCGGATGAAGCGGTACGGCTTTCATTTTGGTCCATCCACTTTGCACGTCAACTTAAATAGATATAAATAATATAGGCCGACCCACAATATATATAGATGGgtagattttaattttatttgattctaTAATCCTACCACATGTATTGCCGGTCCCTCCCTCAAAGTAAACGCCGCCTATTTTGATATATATGTGCAGAATGACAAAGGAGCGGCGATTCCAAAATTTGGGGcatgggatgagaacgaccctCAGTCGGCTGAAAACTTCACGCACATATTCAACAAAGTGAGGGAGGATCGAAACTATGAGGGCGGGAATGGGAACGGCCCGACTACTCCGAACCATCATACATCATACGCACGGGTGTCACGCTCCAACGAGCCTAAGGTTAGACCAACTCATCCATCTATCTATTTATCTATTGTCTTTTCCTTTGATATGATCTTTGTCTcatttctttgttctttttacaTGTAGAAATGTTGCTTTCCTTGGTGGTAGAACATCAACGCTCGATTCTCCTTCGTTTTGCTTCCTCTTTCTCTATGCAAAGATTGCCTCACTTTTTGTCTATTTTGGCAATAAATGTGATTAGATTCATAATTTGGTGCTTCATCATCGATGTAATTTTTTGAATCATTTTGAGTCATTTCATCTTACCATGTTTTGGAATGTAGAGTAGTTCTGTAGTTGTTTGTGTTAGATGATTCTCTTCTTTTCTACTTTGATTTTACAGCTTTCTTTATTTTAGGCTTTTGTACAGATAAAAGCTTTCAATATTTGAGATATTCacatagtataatttattttatactaaaaatataaagtaaaaaGAGATTGCCATTTTTATATTACCATTTAATTTTAGGATCTAAAAATGTTTACTTGATCACTCATTCACGGAAGACGCTTTAATAATTAAGACTACATACAACCCAATGAAATCTAGCATCaaatcaaaaccaaaacatGCTCAATGCTTGAATCGAATGTGTCATTTGAAGGAACATGTCATAAATTATCTGGTTCAGATATGAAGAAATACAAAAAACTTACATGGGAATAACATTCATATTTGAGTTATAAAATATCGAAAATGTGAATTAAAATTATCCATTTAAATATTTGGTGAGACATTTCATTCCTCCCAAAGTTGGACCAAAAATTGTACTACTAGTAGAATTATGATATGGCCCAATTCAACAAAAGTTCGAATTTTAGAGCCCCATTATTTGAGCATCTAAGCCCAAATTCAATTAGACAAAATCATGCTTCAAATCCGAAATTTCAGCGCCAGTTTATGGAGGCAAATCGAAATTTCAAAACGTTTCCGAATTTCCAATCTTCAATTCGAACGTAACAGCAACCACACATAAAATCAATTCAAAGTTTCAATCACTTTCTCCTTCCCTCTCTCTTTGATTTTTCAATGACCAAAATCAGCCACCGTAGCTGAATCTGAGAAATTAAGGTAAATTCCCAAAACCCAAAATCAGTTCCCGCCGAGTTTTTCGGCGCCACCTCAATTCAGCTCAGTCTGTGCTCGCACTAAGATGATCGATTGCGCTTTGTGCATTTTAATCGATTGGGAGCTGGCCACAAAGacttgtcttttttttttctggtgaGATTTGAATTGCAGCTTTTAATCATGGGGTTCTCGAATGTGCTATTGCTTAGCAAAATCATGGGTAGAATCCAATTGTTGAAAACCCCTCTTTTTTTGCTTATTTGAGGGTTTcatataatttgatattttgtgTTAGTCAATTAAGGAGAATTTCCCCTTTCTCTCGTGTTCTGCATCTGCTTTCTTCTACTTAATTGGATATAGGTTTTAGTTTGGGGGTAGTATTGAATTCGATTTCTGAATTGGGGATGAGGGAGCTAAGCATTGAGTCATTTTATGCACGGCTAAGACAGTCAGCTATAGCCTCAGCTTCATCCGCCCCTCTTCTAATCTTCCCCTCAACCTCAGATGCTGATTCACTATGTGCGTTGAAAATCATAGGGCATGTTCTTGAATCTGATTCAATTAGGTATGCCTGTTACCCGGTTTCTAGTTTCAAGGAAATCCACAAGTATGCAGGGCCAAATCTTAGTTCATCCGCGAATGAGCCCATAACCATCTTGTTGATTAATTGGGGTTGCCATAGGGATCTTAGGAGGGACCTGCAGATCGGTCCCTTAGCTCGAGTTTTCGTTGTTGACAGTCATAGGCCGATCCATTTGCATAATTTGAGTGACCAGAATGACTGTGTGGTGGTGCTTTACACGAAGGATGATGAGAACCAGGCCGATCTTGTTTATGATTTCGATGTGTCCACTGTTGCGAATGCGAGTGAATTGAACAGTGACGGTGAGGTTGAGGAAGATTCGGAGagtgaagatgaaaatgatagTGATGTTGAGGAGGGTGGGGAAGTAGGTAGAAAGAGGAGGAGAGATTCTGAAAATGAGGGGAATCCTGATAAGTTGTTTAAAAAGTTGAAGAGAGACTATTACTATATGGGAACGTACCATGGGAAGCCGTCAGGATGCTTGATGTATGAGCTGTCACATTCTCTAAGGAAGAACAAGAATGAGTTACTCTGGTTGGCTTGTGTGGCTTTAACTGATCAGTTCGTACACGAGAGGTTAACTGAAGAGAGATACCAGGCGGGGGTTATGGAACTCGAGCAGCATATTAACAGCTCAGGAAACTTGGATGCTATTACATCAGTCACACTCAAGGATGGCACAAAGGTTACTGTGCCCGATTCTTCCAGAATCGCTTATGAGGACGAGCCTAGGTTGATGTTATTGCAAGAGTGGAACTTGTTCGACTCAATGCTGTGCTCATCGTATGTGGCAACTAAACTGAAGACTTGGAGTGACCCCGGGTTGAAAAATATGCAGCTTCTTTTGGCTCGGATGGGTTTTGCAAGAGAAGAATGCAAACAGAAATACCAATACATGAGTGTGGAGATCAAACACAGAATGAAAGATATGTTTCAAAAGTTCCTACCCGAGATTGGACTCAGGGATTTCTACTATAGAGGTTTCCTGCTGTTGCACGGGTATAGCTCGAAAGTCTCTGCTGCAGATGTGGTGTATGGGGTTACTGCTCTTCTAGAGTCGTTCGTGGAGGCAGATGGATCTTCTGGCTCGAAACAGTTTGGTGTGGCGTATGATGCGTTGTCCCTCAACAATGTCGAGAAGCTGGAACTGGGAATGAGGCAGGCTATCAAGGTGCAACGGGCTGTTCTCAGACAAGGAAGCACAGCCATAACGAAGAAGGGGTCGATAAGGAGTGGGAGTAAGTTCAGATGGGTGAAACTCGAAGACACTGCTGATGCAAAACTCTTATGTCACCCTCAGGCTCTAACTAAATTCGGGTTCTTCCTGATGGATGCTCTACGCGAGAAGGGAGCAAGGATGAAGCCTCTGATATGCGTTTGCTACACTGAGGAACAGAGGAAAGTGCTGATTGTTGGCATATGTGGGAAGCCACGCCTTGGCGCACGAAATGGAAATGCGTTTGGGATTGCCTTCAGAAGCGCGGCTGATGAGACCAGAGCTGAGTACTTTCATGAGCTCTTTGAGTCGTCGTGGATAGTCTTGGAGGCGGCTGCAGTAAATTCATTCATGATCAGGTTAACTGAGAAACTGTTGTGATATGTGATCATCTTTTCATATTTGTATCTCTTTCACTTAACTGAGATTCTGTTATTCATAGATGTCTTTTTTTTGCATTCTAATAGACTAATGCTTTGTTAACTTCTTGCATGTAACATTATCACCATTCAATAACTAGATTGAATACTTCCAAGATTATAGTTTCTTCTTTGAAAACAACTCCAACATTGGATAGTAGCAAATGGGATGGGATATGTATATAAGGAGCCGTTCGGTTTGAAAGATTATATCTCATGGTTGAATATTTACTCGTTTGTTTAGACCCGGCCTATTTTCGGGCCGGGCAGGTGGTTCAGCAACTCTTGATATCTTTATGAATGGGAAGTGTAAATTGTGCAGCTgctattaatattataatgatGTGTAAGAATTTGCAGCAAAAATTCACATGTACATTCCATATTTGACTACAGAGATATTGAACTAATATAGCCATTTAGATGTAACAATGGTGCAGAAAGTAATTAGTTTGTCCATTGTATTAACCCTATTATTTATGATGTAACAGGAGTGCCCATGTACTAATCAATATTGTTACATCATAATATGACTATAATCTCACTGCTTTCAATGTAAAAACTAAGAGTCCTAATTTAACTACAAAGATTTTGAATAAGGTTAGTTAATACATGGAAAACCAATTACTATACGGAAACAATATGATTAATGGAGTACAATATAACACTCTCAAAATGTTACTACTATTTGTTAGTTACCTAATAAAGGAAAAGAAGATCTCAATTTTCAACAATAGGATTAATACAATATGAAGATTGGAGTACTAGATTACTTAAAATAATACGCGATATGGCTAATCTTATTGAAGAATGGAGTAGCCAGACAAGTATAAGGAAATGAGAGGGCTAAAGTAAATTAACAAATTTATTGTGGATCCTGATTTCAAACGGGAGCTCGATTTATCTTTGTAGACGGCACAAATCAAGAGTACTAGaacgtatctcgtcttgcggaaagaagTCTAAATTGACTCTGCttttattaattactagtattaacccccgtgctatgcacgggccttacgttttttaaaataatgaaaacaaattgtaaattagaataaaatataaaataaaattattatgtacacattaaaaaaatatagtaggtATTCTTTTTAACGGTGATTGCCTATTCAACacaaattaaatagtagtacatTGTTTTTGGTAGAAAAAGCAGCTAAAGCCTCCCAAAAAAACTAACGAATATAAGGAACACCTAATTTATCATGTAGAAGCAAAATATTAAGCTCTATGGGTGGATTCTCCAGCACATGGATGACCTTGTGTACCCTATAAGCATAATGTGATAACTAATCAACAACAAAGTTTCTTTCCCTATGCACATGTCGCAACATGACCGAGTTAAAATCTTGAAGCATTTTACGGATTCTGAATATTATGGCCCGATAATTAGTAGAGCTTTCAAAGTGTCCCAAAATCATGGCTACAACTACATAACTATCACTCTCTACTTCCAAAACTTGCACCTCCAATCTTCTAGCCTACTCCAATCCATGAAAAATACACAAAATCTCAGCAAGCAAAATAGAACAAACCTCTTTATTATCAACAAATCAATGTCTCCAATTACCTGCATCATCTCTAATCTAACTCCAATCCTCCTCAAGATCCGCAGTAGTTCTCATCAAGATCTGTCGTAGTTCAAAGGTAGGATGTATAGCTAGCTACATGCATGTTTAGAGATTTATGTTGAATTCGCTCAGAtctattattttttctattttagattgCATTTTCTTTTCGTATCTTTTTCTATGTAGGTGTGCTACTTTTGATATTTAAATTGACAAACAACATTTATTGTTCTTTATTATGTGGTGTTGATGTGTACATTAATATTCaatccaaaatatttaaaaaaaatatttctggGCTAATCTTAATAAACATaagttttttttacatttctatttttgaccaAATTTGTTAATTTCGCTAGTATTATTATAATGGAATTGTATTTTCTATACACAGAAGATTATTTAATTCTTGAGaattaacaaaatataaaaaagcaTTTAAACAAAATAACCCCTTCAATTCAAATCACAAATCATAAAATTAATCATGGAGCAATCCTATACAGGATTATggtataaattatttttggtaatttaaAAATTCATATAACTTTCCACTTATTGTCTTTGATTATTTTTAGATATAAATACTTTTAATTGAATGCAATTAGTGGTATAGACCATACTATAATTAAATTGTAGAATTAGATGAGAATTAACTCCATACATACACCCAAATAAACATTCAAATCTTACTATACTTCTCAAATTTTAGATTTGGTATTTGAATATAATTGTAGCAAAAAGGCGTTTCCATCGCCTTGACGGCCCCCACACTtcggcccgacatcatgtgagtgggttaaatcagggtacgcagttcCCGTTAAGGGGGAGACCTTAACCCACTGACTGGCAGAAGCACATCTCCAAATGCCTCACACCAGTGCCTGAGAGATGAAAACAATTATACGACATCAGTGTGATTCGAACCTTGGCTCATTgtagcaagatctgcccctcatTGCCAACTACGTTGCCTCTGCGGGCAGTATTTGAATATAATTAACAATATAACATCTGTACCggaatatatattaaaattagtaATTTGGGGCTTGTTACTGTAACTGAATATAATTAGTAATATAGAACTTATTATAATTAAGTTCTAGAATGATTTGGAATTAACTCCATAAATACATCCTAGTGAATATCCAAATCTTACTATAATAAACCAATAACTTTTGAAATTTAAGGTTTGGTattctagttttttttaaatttataattttaatatattattctttatttacGTATAATCAATTAAGTTTTACTTACTTGAAGATTTATAAAAAGTAAAGCAATTTATTAGAATAATTGTTTAAATATCAACATTCTTTAAATCTCattctaaaaaattattattactcCATAACTTTGTAGAGTTAATAAATCTTAATTActttgataaattttttttaaatttaaaatataatatccatatatataagatcattgatgatttaatatatagTATAAGATCTTTGatgatttaaaatttgacaaatttattaatttatgacGATATAATATTTATGGTACTAAAGAAGTCATAACcatattttcattaattaaatatctTTTTTACAATCctctttttctatttattgaTGAAATATATTTGTGACTATATACTATGCTTGTGTCGACGGCTAATGAGTATTTACATAATCtcattattcaaattaaaaatactatGTATAAGTTAACATCCTTGATATCAAGTACTATATAATTGATACAAATTAaattcctatttaattaaaaaggaTATCgattagtagtatataattatatactactattattacttattatataaaatattaaaaagctCAAAATAAAGCCTAAATAGTATACTCCATATTTAATTAAACCCTAATCTTCAAACCTACAGGAGGGGTGCCGCCGCCATTTCCCTCTCTgtctatctctatctctctgCTCTCTTTGTCTCTTCTACGACCACCGCATCCTCATCCCTACTCGCCGCTCGCCAAGGCTCTCCACCGCCGTGCATCCCTAATTCTACCGCCCTACTTCCCGCCCGCCTGCTTCAGCTATCCCACCAACCTCGGgcagccgccgctgccgccacACCGACAGTTCTCTCGGTCAGCCGCAGCCCGCTGCTTCACCATTATCTCAGATCTCTCTCGGTATCACGCCCCACCACAATTGTTGCCGCCCCAGCAGCCACTGCATTCGGCGTCTGGACTCGCCGCCGTCACCCTCTGTTCCTTCATGCCGCGTCGCCCTTGTTCCCGGTAAGATATCTTTCTCTTAattttgcttttgttttttcaaatttgtaaaaataaacCCAATGTTTTGGTGTTCAAATTTTCAGAAACGGGTAGATCGAAAGATTCTACCTTTGTCGGTAGCCAGAGTGGCCGCCGGATTCGGGCCAGAATCGCCCCCATGGATGAAATTTGTTGTTTGAATTAGCATTTATGTAGATTTGTTACATAGAAATATGGCAATGGTGTAAGTatcttgttggagaagacacaCCTCATGGCTCATTGCACTTCTCAAGACATCTCTTAAGAAATATTCTGCACAAGGAGCTCAAGATGGCGTGTGAAATGTTCTTAACACAGCCTGTTTTAAATGACCAAAAGGTTAAATAAAATAGCTTcacattttccctccaaaaaggatAAAATTGTCTTTTTATCAAACtgtcactttagattagtatagattctgtttttattttaatttatgtaattccAATTGTAATAAATTTGtttccatatattttttcttctctatTTAAGTTGTACAGAGTATGTTATATACTATTGCATTTGACAATTTCTATTTTGCTACCCAATTCCTACCATCTCATGATAAATACAAACACCAAATTTATGGAGAGAGATAGGTTCCAAAATTTGACTTAATGTAAAAAAATCTTTCATCATAGTAAAAGTGCAATATCAAACTATTAATACATCAccattaataaataataatactagtacaAAATAAGGGAAGATCTTAGTTACTAAATATAATAGTCTCAAATTCTCAATTTCCCAAATGAAACTACAAATTTAACCTTCTTAAGTGCTGACGATGAAATGTAAATTGCCATCCCTGAAACGTGGCCAATTCCTTCTCTTCAAAACACACAATTACTGcgtgtgaaattttttttccaaattccAATCCCTATTTAACAAATCGAAAACCCTCTTCGCCTTCTTCTCCCCAATTCAAGATTTCAAATCATAAAAGTTGGTAAAACTTATAGAAAGAGCAGTCTACTTTTCACCGAAGAAATCAGGTTAGGTTATCATGGAGagttcaattatttaaaaaaaaattgtatatcgTTGTCTTggtttttgtttttacttttgcTTTGATCAATCCGTTTGATTTGATTGTTGTATCTTTGAATTTGTTGGTCGATTCTTAAAAAGATTCATTTGCGGCAAGGTTTATGGTGAATTTCTTGTTTCTTTCTGATCTTAGGGTTTTGTGTGGCTAGGTTAATTTTGGGTTGGTGGAACTAAAAATGCCTGTTCTATAATTGGAGTAGACTGAGCAAATTGCTGATTTCAATTACTTTCTGCACCTTTGAATGTTCAACGAAATGATTATTTTAGTTTGGATAAAAATTCAAACTTGTTGTGTTTAAATCGCATTAGTGAGTGAATTGAATTTCTATGTAATTGCATTTATATGAACTGTATTGAATTCCGTCTTGCAATGGATGACTCTCAGGAGGTAGGAGGCGTAGCAATTTCTGTATCATGAGCAATCCACAGGAAATTAGGATGTATACAAGGGCTAGAAGTAGGAGACGGACACTGGATGTCGATCTCAATGCTTTACCACCGTCACATGAAATCGGGGAACAGGGTGTTGTTTCGCACCATACTAGGTCGCATGGTAGGCAGGAGGCTGGAAGAAGTGCCACCACCCTGCCTCCGCCAATTGATGTAGAGGCGCTTGATGGCGACGTTATT
This region includes:
- the LOC121743563 gene encoding RPM1-interacting protein 4-like is translated as MAKQRSNVPKFGNWENEQNDVPYTVYFNNARKNKGGKMINPNDPQENPDMFAHLEPSPLAPATPPPPYAKSGARQEEPTGRRAVRPAPEQRDGDFGQFNKNEPNYGSGRGNGQRFGRSARPSTANSELSFERSPLHPQPRPQAINAMGRGTGSPAWEGSRGHDSSHGTPSRSRLRPTRSDEANDKGAAIPKFGAWDENDPQSAENFTHIFNKVREDRNYEGGNGNGPTTPNHHTSYARVSRSNEPKKCCFPWW
- the LOC121743292 gene encoding cell division control protein 45 homolog; amino-acid sequence: MRELSIESFYARLRQSAIASASSAPLLIFPSTSDADSLCALKIIGHVLESDSIRYACYPVSSFKEIHKYAGPNLSSSANEPITILLINWGCHRDLRRDLQIGPLARVFVVDSHRPIHLHNLSDQNDCVVVLYTKDDENQADLVYDFDVSTVANASELNSDGEVEEDSESEDENDSDVEEGGEVGRKRRRDSENEGNPDKLFKKLKRDYYYMGTYHGKPSGCLMYELSHSLRKNKNELLWLACVALTDQFVHERLTEERYQAGVMELEQHINSSGNLDAITSVTLKDGTKVTVPDSSRIAYEDEPRLMLLQEWNLFDSMLCSSYVATKLKTWSDPGLKNMQLLLARMGFAREECKQKYQYMSVEIKHRMKDMFQKFLPEIGLRDFYYRGFLLLHGYSSKVSAADVVYGVTALLESFVEADGSSGSKQFGVAYDALSLNNVEKLELGMRQAIKVQRAVLRQGSTAITKKGSIRSGSKFRWVKLEDTADAKLLCHPQALTKFGFFLMDALREKGARMKPLICVCYTEEQRKVLIVGICGKPRLGARNGNAFGIAFRSAADETRAEYFHELFESSWIVLEAAAVNSFMIRLTEKLL